A stretch of the Teretinema zuelzerae genome encodes the following:
- a CDS encoding glycosyltransferase family 2 protein, whose amino-acid sequence MNVSIIIVNYNTGMLLQKCIESIYEKTNSIDYEILVVDNSSSDDSVKMISTLFPTVKIIASPENIGFGKANNLGAAQAMGELLFFLNSDTELINDAVRILSDFYLATPECGIAGGNLYNTDLSPQHSYAMKLPSAWTELARFIPRLTEIFEGPNAWFNRTEEPREVGYITGADLMISRKLFLESGGFDSDFFMYYEETELTHRIINAGYKVFSVPQAKILHLKGASLEKIEGVKRIVYESKYLYLRKTFGNLECVKAHFIFSYYCLFKSYLHTLFRNRTIADKYKSMRIIDSEVFKDRKEIDIYGA is encoded by the coding sequence ATGAACGTTTCTATTATTATCGTCAATTATAATACTGGAATGCTTCTCCAAAAATGCATCGAGTCTATTTATGAAAAGACCAATTCCATAGACTATGAAATACTAGTGGTAGATAATTCGTCCAGTGATGATTCTGTTAAAATGATTTCTACGCTTTTTCCGACAGTAAAAATCATTGCATCTCCGGAGAACATCGGATTCGGAAAAGCGAATAATCTCGGCGCCGCACAGGCGATGGGGGAATTGTTGTTCTTTCTAAATAGCGATACCGAACTCATAAACGACGCAGTTCGGATTTTATCCGATTTTTACTTAGCAACGCCGGAATGCGGAATAGCCGGCGGAAATCTCTATAATACCGATCTAAGTCCGCAACACAGTTATGCAATGAAACTACCTTCAGCATGGACAGAGCTTGCCAGATTCATCCCTAGATTGACCGAAATCTTCGAGGGTCCGAATGCTTGGTTTAATCGAACGGAAGAACCAAGAGAAGTTGGTTATATCACTGGCGCCGATCTCATGATATCAAGAAAACTGTTTTTGGAAAGCGGAGGATTCGACTCGGATTTCTTTATGTATTACGAAGAAACAGAGCTTACGCACAGAATCATTAATGCGGGATATAAAGTCTTTTCAGTTCCGCAGGCGAAGATACTGCATCTCAAGGGAGCGTCACTAGAAAAAATAGAGGGAGTAAAACGAATCGTATATGAAAGTAAATATTTGTATTTAAGGAAGACTTTTGGCAATCTTGAATGCGTAAAGGCTCATTTCATTTTTTCATACTACTGTCTATTTAAATCATATTTGCATACTCTTTTCAGGAATAGAACCATTGCGGACAAGTATAAGTCGATGAGAATCATCGACTCAGAAGTATTTAAGGATAGGAAGGAGATTGATATCTATGGAGCATAA
- a CDS encoding glucosamine inositolphosphorylceramide transferase family protein, with amino-acid sequence MSKLQRRIQKLFYREQWSLLIQNKLNNITYRIIPPSSNIIWADPFIVKHENRTYVFIEQQRRNQNGTLGYIEIFEDGSHSGFIEILKAGYHLSYPCVFQPGVNGDTNYFMIPETHENNQITLYRSTGFPDKWSHYKTLIKGISAVDATILKHGDLWWLFTSVNGTDTNFNNSLNIYFSNAFDSEEWTPHPLNPVSRKYSASRMAGSFLRQDDALIRPAQSCRKEYGEHLVFYEVNELTTTTYRETERSRLLPEKHLSAVCTHTFSENTDYIVRDIKTRKFFI; translated from the coding sequence ATGAGTAAACTGCAAAGACGCATTCAGAAACTCTTTTATAGAGAACAATGGTCTCTGCTTATCCAAAATAAACTGAATAATATAACTTATCGCATCATCCCTCCCTCCTCAAACATCATTTGGGCAGATCCTTTTATTGTGAAGCACGAGAACAGAACCTATGTGTTCATCGAGCAACAAAGAAGAAATCAAAACGGCACTCTCGGCTATATTGAAATCTTCGAGGATGGATCACATAGCGGTTTTATTGAAATACTAAAAGCGGGATATCATCTTTCATATCCGTGCGTTTTCCAACCCGGTGTAAATGGAGATACGAACTATTTCATGATTCCTGAAACTCATGAGAATAATCAAATTACCTTATATCGAAGCACCGGTTTTCCCGATAAGTGGTCGCATTATAAAACTTTGATCAAAGGCATTAGCGCTGTCGACGCAACGATTCTTAAGCATGGCGATTTATGGTGGCTCTTTACATCGGTGAACGGAACCGATACGAACTTCAATAACTCGTTAAATATCTATTTTTCGAACGCGTTCGACTCGGAGGAATGGACTCCTCATCCGTTAAATCCGGTTTCAAGGAAATATTCTGCAAGCAGAATGGCGGGTTCTTTTCTCCGCCAGGATGATGCTCTCATAAGGCCTGCGCAAAGTTGCAGGAAAGAATACGGAGAGCATTTGGTCTTTTATGAAGTCAACGAGCTGACTACAACTACATATCGAGAAACGGAAAGATCGCGTCTTCTTCCGGAGAAGCATTTATCCGCCGTCTGCACGCACACGTTTTCCGAAAATACAGATTATATTGTCCGAGACATCAAGACAAGGAAATTCTTCATATGA
- a CDS encoding glycosyltransferase — MRTAMIVNSFPEISEKFLLNQVISLIDADVDITVVASLKPSSSMRHDIFDKHHVEDKVTYLNIPRSLKKRIPGTIFRFIKLLVSSPATAFRCFDSSKYGTAAKNGKLIWFAADFPKNTYDIVHCHFGPNGLIGAFLKDSGYVRSLIVTFHGSDINSYPARYGEGVYRWMYERADMITVNTSFTGGKVAVNGCSPDKIRVLPVGLITTEYDGIRKKDPDAFALLTVGRLVEKKGHEYMLKALPAICKRFPDVRWYVAGSGHLEGVLIKMAAELGVAESVVFLGQCDNEAVKDLYSRAAVFILPSVTAPDGDMEGQGLVLQEAQYCGIPVVSTLHNGIPDGVKDGITGFLVPEKDSSALAQAVCDLLENPEKARNMGEKGIAFVGSAYDTRILAATLKNWYHELESISN, encoded by the coding sequence ATGCGAACTGCGATGATTGTCAATTCTTTTCCGGAAATATCGGAGAAATTCCTCCTTAACCAGGTTATATCATTGATCGACGCCGATGTTGATATTACAGTCGTCGCATCGCTCAAGCCTTCTTCAAGCATGCGCCACGATATCTTCGACAAGCATCATGTCGAAGACAAAGTTACTTATCTAAATATTCCGCGTTCGCTGAAGAAAAGAATACCCGGAACCATCTTTCGGTTTATAAAACTCTTGGTATCATCACCTGCAACGGCTTTTCGCTGCTTTGATTCCAGTAAATACGGGACAGCTGCTAAAAACGGAAAACTGATCTGGTTTGCCGCTGATTTTCCGAAAAATACCTATGATATCGTGCATTGCCACTTCGGCCCGAACGGACTGATCGGGGCTTTCTTAAAAGATTCAGGATATGTTCGTTCTTTGATCGTTACCTTCCACGGTTCTGATATAAACAGCTATCCTGCCCGGTATGGAGAAGGCGTCTATCGGTGGATGTACGAGAGAGCCGACATGATTACCGTGAACACAAGTTTCACAGGCGGAAAAGTGGCGGTAAACGGCTGCAGTCCGGATAAAATTCGGGTTCTTCCTGTAGGCCTTATAACGACCGAATACGATGGGATTCGCAAGAAAGACCCCGATGCCTTTGCACTGCTGACGGTCGGACGTTTGGTTGAAAAAAAAGGCCATGAATATATGCTGAAGGCGTTGCCAGCTATATGCAAACGTTTTCCTGATGTCCGCTGGTATGTCGCGGGGAGCGGCCATCTCGAAGGCGTGTTGATAAAGATGGCCGCCGAGCTCGGAGTAGCAGAGTCAGTCGTTTTTCTCGGCCAATGCGATAACGAGGCTGTGAAAGATTTGTATTCCCGAGCCGCAGTTTTTATTCTTCCCAGCGTTACTGCTCCGGACGGCGACATGGAGGGACAGGGGCTGGTTCTGCAGGAAGCGCAATACTGCGGAATACCTGTCGTCTCCACCCTTCACAACGGAATTCCGGACGGCGTGAAAGATGGAATAACAGGGTTTCTTGTGCCTGAAAAGGATTCAAGCGCCCTTGCGCAAGCGGTTTGCGATCTTCTCGAAAATCCTGAGAAAGCTCGGAATATGGGTGAAAAAGGAATAGCTTTCGTCGGTTCAGCATACGACACCCGGATTCTTGCCGCGACTTTGAAGAACTGGTATCATGAATTGGAAAGTATATCTAACTAA
- a CDS encoding CDP-glycerol glycerophosphotransferase family protein yields the protein MKLKKTAQFFIVRIIRIADALRIFAIKTFVTLGVKRKFRILFLVNDNTKWNAQSVFEVFRKDPRFDARIFVCRQEQSESEKKTRNGYAEDCAFFRKRNIPFIPGYDESIKKDIPVSSYSPDLVFYIQPWGWTRKLYDLTTIRKKSLTAYIPYSLPICNDPNDNQLTFHQLITFFYVPSAISLKLNQKEMLNKGKNCVVSGYPKLDDYAKPVQKTKNQPKILYAPHHSFSGRLRFATFRWNGREMLEYARRHSEISWVFKPHPRLKYELVEQKIMTLEEANDYYDSWASMDNSEFYNSGDYIRLFQESDLLITDCISFLGEYLPSGNPVILLENTESAGYNELGKEIISSYYSCKAWNEVEMAIERIVIKKQDPLNEIRNNTLDRVYLKKSSSKMIYEHIVNTFFNRIG from the coding sequence ATGAAACTTAAAAAAACAGCTCAATTTTTCATCGTTCGGATTATTCGCATCGCAGACGCCTTGAGAATTTTCGCAATCAAGACTTTTGTTACATTGGGAGTAAAGCGCAAATTCCGCATTCTTTTTCTTGTAAACGACAACACAAAATGGAACGCTCAATCGGTTTTCGAGGTTTTCCGTAAGGACCCCAGATTCGACGCGCGAATATTTGTCTGTCGTCAGGAGCAAAGCGAATCCGAAAAAAAAACCAGAAATGGTTATGCCGAGGATTGCGCTTTTTTCAGGAAACGGAACATTCCTTTCATTCCTGGCTATGATGAGTCGATCAAAAAAGATATACCTGTATCATCATACTCGCCCGATCTTGTGTTTTATATCCAGCCGTGGGGTTGGACTAGAAAATTATACGATTTAACAACTATCAGGAAAAAATCGCTCACTGCGTACATCCCCTACTCGCTGCCCATTTGCAACGATCCTAACGACAATCAATTAACGTTTCATCAACTTATAACCTTTTTTTATGTACCGTCAGCCATATCATTGAAACTCAATCAAAAGGAGATGTTGAATAAAGGTAAAAACTGCGTCGTGAGCGGTTATCCGAAACTGGACGATTATGCAAAGCCTGTGCAGAAAACAAAGAATCAACCGAAAATTTTATACGCTCCTCACCACAGCTTTTCAGGACGGCTTCGCTTCGCTACTTTCCGATGGAACGGAAGAGAAATGCTCGAGTATGCGCGTCGACATTCCGAAATATCATGGGTCTTCAAGCCACATCCGCGCTTAAAATACGAATTGGTTGAGCAGAAGATCATGACTCTTGAAGAAGCGAACGATTACTATGATTCATGGGCATCGATGGACAACTCGGAGTTCTATAATTCGGGAGACTACATAAGGCTTTTCCAGGAATCTGATTTATTGATTACCGATTGCATTTCGTTTCTCGGAGAATACCTGCCCTCGGGAAATCCCGTTATTTTGCTGGAAAATACCGAATCGGCAGGATACAACGAATTGGGAAAAGAAATCATTTCAAGTTATTATTCCTGTAAAGCATGGAACGAGGTAGAAATGGCTATCGAAAGAATCGTTATAAAAAAACAAGACCCATTAAATGAAATTCGGAACAACACATTAGACCGTGTTTATCTTAAAAAATCATCTTCAAAAATGATATATGAACATATCGTTAATACATTTTTTAACAGGATAGGTTAA
- a CDS encoding UDP-glucuronic acid decarboxylase family protein has translation MEHNKKYNYALNPRALVTGGAGFLGSHLCERLIKEKHDVICLDNFFTGQKRNVAHLVGNPYFELVRHDVTFPYYVEVDRIFNLACPASPPHYQYDPVQTTKTSVHGAINMLGLAKRTKARILQASTSEVYGDPSVHPQVESYWGNVNPIGIRSCYDEGKRCAETLFFDYYRQNSVEIKVVRIFNTYGPRMHPNDGRVVSNFIMQALRGENITIYGDGQQTRSFCYVDDLIDAFMLMMESSPDFTGPVNIGNPGEFTMLELAEKIIMLTGGKSKLVFMPLPADDPKQRQPDISLAKSKLGWSPKVSLEDGLSRTIEYFKDFI, from the coding sequence ATGGAGCATAATAAGAAGTATAATTACGCATTGAATCCGCGAGCGCTGGTGACAGGAGGTGCAGGTTTTCTGGGAAGCCATTTATGCGAGCGTCTGATCAAAGAAAAGCACGACGTCATTTGCCTCGATAATTTTTTCACCGGTCAAAAGCGGAATGTTGCGCATCTAGTCGGGAATCCCTACTTCGAGCTTGTCCGACACGACGTTACCTTCCCTTATTATGTGGAAGTCGACCGTATTTTCAATCTCGCCTGTCCTGCAAGTCCGCCTCACTATCAATATGATCCCGTTCAAACGACGAAAACAAGCGTTCACGGAGCCATCAATATGCTTGGACTAGCCAAGAGGACAAAGGCAAGAATCCTCCAGGCTTCTACAAGCGAAGTCTACGGAGACCCCTCTGTGCATCCGCAGGTCGAATCGTACTGGGGGAACGTGAACCCGATAGGAATTCGTTCTTGCTACGATGAAGGCAAAAGGTGCGCAGAGACGCTGTTTTTCGACTACTACCGTCAAAACAGCGTTGAAATCAAGGTCGTCCGCATATTCAATACTTACGGGCCTCGAATGCATCCGAACGACGGACGTGTCGTGAGCAACTTCATCATGCAGGCTCTGCGCGGCGAGAATATCACTATTTACGGAGACGGCCAGCAGACCCGTTCCTTCTGCTATGTTGATGATTTGATAGACGCATTCATGCTCATGATGGAGTCTTCACCTGATTTCACCGGCCCCGTTAATATCGGCAATCCGGGCGAATTTACGATGCTTGAATTGGCGGAAAAAATCATTATGTTGACTGGTGGAAAATCAAAACTTGTTTTCATGCCGCTCCCTGCCGACGATCCAAAACAACGTCAGCCCGATATCAGCTTAGCGAAATCAAAGCTTGGATGGAGCCCGAAGGTTTCGCTCGAAGACGGATTATCGAGGACGATAGAGTATTTCAAGGATTTCATATGA
- a CDS encoding glycosyltransferase family 32 protein, whose protein sequence is MSRILHRIFFNFDDGPDPFLPYLETWKKELPDFEIKYWDKNNLPINLNQYTANMAAEKNHAFLSDYFRCWLLEKYGGVYLDADIEVLDGNVFRQVYDEAQAASDYSLFIGIESAGNGRLTAHSMGVKDGSSNPILRFMMNLYETSFSGPLRHIIKRFDMPYLMSLYFIENPVNDSAPTNLGVFPSLNSPLTTHGIKIYPAEWFSPVTKRAGLMTITSFNEHTCLCHHFSATWVKCDSGLSVPKILKQALTDKNYAVYPSLINNIRNKYNISDCFLKPRWSIPESGVESLNKIANFLFPFGSHRYLWLKKNDSE, encoded by the coding sequence ATGAGCAGAATTCTTCATCGGATTTTTTTTAATTTCGATGACGGACCTGATCCTTTTCTTCCTTATCTAGAAACTTGGAAAAAAGAATTGCCCGATTTTGAAATAAAGTATTGGGATAAAAACAATTTGCCGATCAACCTAAACCAGTATACAGCAAATATGGCGGCGGAAAAGAATCATGCGTTTCTCAGTGATTACTTCAGGTGTTGGCTTTTAGAAAAATACGGCGGAGTCTATCTCGATGCAGACATCGAAGTACTCGACGGGAATGTATTCAGACAAGTCTACGATGAAGCACAAGCCGCTTCAGATTACTCTCTTTTCATCGGAATCGAGAGCGCAGGAAACGGTCGATTGACAGCCCATTCAATGGGCGTTAAAGATGGTTCTTCTAATCCCATTCTGCGTTTTATGATGAACCTATATGAAACATCATTTTCAGGACCATTGCGGCATATCATAAAACGTTTCGATATGCCATATCTGATGTCTTTATACTTCATAGAAAATCCTGTCAATGATTCTGCACCAACAAATTTGGGTGTTTTTCCAAGTTTAAATTCGCCACTTACAACACATGGAATCAAAATTTATCCTGCTGAATGGTTTTCACCCGTTACGAAAAGAGCTGGTTTAATGACCATAACTTCATTTAATGAACATACGTGCCTATGCCACCACTTTTCTGCAACCTGGGTTAAATGTGATAGCGGGTTATCTGTTCCCAAGATATTAAAACAAGCCTTAACAGATAAAAACTATGCTGTCTACCCCAGCCTGATAAATAATATAAGGAATAAGTACAACATTTCTGATTGTTTTTTAAAGCCAAGATGGTCAATACCGGAATCTGGAGTTGAATCATTGAATAAAATAGCAAATTTTCTTTTTCCATTCGGTTCACATAGATATTTGTGGTTAAAAAAGAATGATTCTGAATAG
- a CDS encoding GtrA family protein has protein sequence MNWKVYLTNSMPSIIRLRTAFLNREVISYGVFGVLTTLVNFGIFEALFIAGMDYRPANLISLVAAVLFAYAVNKVFVFRSKTSKPIELASEFARFALARGGTMLIDWFGLVVLVSLMGMSEHIGKMITTVIVIVLNYFLGKFMVFRRETSKTTE, from the coding sequence ATGAATTGGAAAGTATATCTAACTAACTCGATGCCTTCGATTATCCGTTTACGCACGGCATTTCTGAACAGGGAAGTAATTTCATACGGCGTTTTCGGAGTTCTCACGACGCTCGTAAATTTCGGTATTTTCGAAGCTCTGTTTATAGCCGGAATGGATTATCGGCCCGCGAATCTGATCTCCCTTGTCGCGGCTGTTTTGTTCGCCTATGCCGTGAATAAAGTATTCGTCTTCAGGAGTAAAACAAGCAAACCGATAGAGCTTGCATCGGAGTTCGCCCGGTTCGCGCTAGCCCGCGGAGGAACAATGCTGATCGACTGGTTCGGTCTCGTCGTTTTGGTCAGTCTGATGGGAATGTCCGAACATATCGGAAAAATGATTACAACCGTGATCGTAATCGTCCTCAACTATTTTCTCGGCAAGTTCATGGTTTTCAGGCGAGAGACTTCCAAAACGACAGAATAG
- a CDS encoding aminotransferase class I/II-fold pyridoxal phosphate-dependent enzyme, producing MQAVILAAGMGNRLGKYTKNNTKCMLEINGTTLIERDLDALAANGIPRCVIVVGYQKQNLIDFVGTNYKGMEIVYVSNDVYDKTNNIYSLWLAKDWLLKDDTILLESDLIFENRIISDLLHDPEPTLAVVDLYQSWMDGTVVQVNNQKVITNFIPKKFFDYQERHTYYKTVNIYKFSREFLVESYVPFLEAYSTAMGKNEYYEQVLRVITTLEKNELKAFCLSGQKWYEIDDAQDRDIAEVMFCDDSDEKLSRMSKRFGGYWRFPGMLDYCYLVNPYFPTPVMLNEMKSSFHDLISEYPSGLNVQNLLAGKMFSIDEEQILTGNGAAELIRSLDASLKGSVGVVYPSFNEYPESLPSHQIVPLFPADMQYGLSELLRWTEQCDNLLLINPDNPSGNFIPKNDVIRLLDKMKDTGKTLVLDESFIDFCSLGASESLFSQDVIDSYPNLVLIKSISKSYGVPGIRLGVLASSNSTLIKKARKSLSIWNINSFGEFFLQIIGKYRKDYALACSQIIGERERFKILLEKTGLFKVYPSQANYFLCKLTMPITARALAKTLLADHNIFIKDLTGKKGIDGTSWVRIAVRNGSDNDRFISTINTIKGTIE from the coding sequence ATGCAGGCTGTCATACTCGCTGCCGGAATGGGAAACAGGCTCGGCAAATATACGAAGAATAATACAAAGTGCATGCTGGAAATCAACGGTACAACCTTGATCGAGCGCGATCTCGACGCGCTCGCGGCGAACGGGATTCCTCGATGCGTCATAGTCGTGGGGTACCAGAAGCAGAATCTCATCGATTTTGTAGGAACCAATTATAAAGGAATGGAAATCGTCTACGTTAGCAACGACGTCTACGATAAGACAAATAATATCTATTCCCTGTGGCTGGCGAAGGATTGGCTCTTAAAAGACGATACCATTCTGTTGGAAAGCGATTTAATATTCGAGAACCGCATTATCTCCGATCTTTTACATGATCCGGAACCGACGCTCGCCGTCGTCGATCTCTATCAGTCATGGATGGACGGAACTGTGGTACAGGTGAACAATCAAAAGGTCATCACCAACTTCATTCCAAAAAAGTTTTTCGATTATCAGGAACGCCACACCTACTATAAAACCGTCAATATATATAAATTTTCGCGCGAATTCCTTGTTGAGTCCTACGTCCCTTTTCTCGAAGCGTATTCGACGGCGATGGGAAAAAACGAATACTACGAACAGGTATTGCGCGTCATTACTACTTTAGAAAAAAATGAACTAAAGGCGTTTTGCCTGTCCGGACAGAAATGGTATGAAATCGACGACGCTCAGGACCGGGATATCGCAGAAGTGATGTTTTGCGACGATTCCGATGAAAAGCTCTCGCGCATGTCGAAACGCTTCGGAGGTTATTGGCGATTCCCTGGAATGCTCGATTATTGTTATCTTGTGAATCCCTATTTCCCTACTCCGGTGATGCTCAATGAAATGAAATCCTCGTTTCACGACTTGATTTCCGAATACCCTTCAGGCCTCAATGTACAAAATCTTCTGGCCGGAAAAATGTTCTCTATAGATGAGGAGCAGATTCTTACCGGAAACGGAGCGGCAGAGCTGATACGCTCCCTCGACGCTTCGCTGAAAGGCTCGGTAGGAGTCGTCTATCCTTCATTCAACGAATACCCTGAAAGCCTTCCGTCGCATCAAATAGTTCCACTCTTTCCGGCCGACATGCAGTACGGCCTGTCCGAGCTGCTGAGATGGACTGAGCAATGCGACAACCTTTTATTGATCAATCCCGACAATCCTTCCGGCAATTTCATTCCAAAAAACGATGTAATTCGTCTGCTGGATAAAATGAAGGATACAGGCAAAACGCTCGTGCTCGACGAATCGTTTATTGACTTCTGTTCGCTGGGGGCTTCTGAAAGTCTCTTTTCTCAGGATGTAATTGATTCTTATCCGAATTTAGTTCTTATTAAAAGCATAAGCAAGAGCTATGGCGTTCCAGGGATCAGGCTCGGCGTTCTTGCCAGCTCGAATTCAACTCTTATTAAGAAGGCTCGCAAATCGCTCTCCATATGGAACATCAATTCCTTCGGAGAGTTCTTCCTCCAAATCATCGGAAAATATCGAAAGGATTATGCGCTGGCCTGTTCGCAGATCATTGGAGAGCGCGAGCGCTTTAAAATCCTGCTTGAGAAAACCGGATTATTTAAAGTATATCCCTCGCAGGCGAACTACTTCCTGTGTAAGTTGACCATGCCGATAACGGCCAGGGCTCTGGCTAAAACGCTTCTGGCGGATCACAATATCTTTATAAAAGACTTGACCGGTAAAAAAGGAATCGATGGAACTTCATGGGTTCGCATAGCTGTGCGGAACGGAAGCGATAACGATCGATTCATTTCGACTATTAATACGATAAAAGGAACCATTGAATAA
- a CDS encoding glycosyltransferase family 4 protein — protein sequence MTILGLFLNKEIRTGANRRYLELMEGLAEKGNNVIVVMNSLLHYDAASFTKISIPVSYIRKGFPPASFLFKLKANNISLLVKEAIRNKSGQRIDWILIHGDMHLNLAVKLKDLLHSQLFFAYRCNDILRSKYLRESGCLNPVEYSKALFFETIYKAREKKVALYADMVTFQSTSDEQDWISRNKETTTKRIVIPGNIGLPRCSEEWKNVNKSETCKDLLYVGVLSLSKGLFQVFSILKMLKERGLHDIKLTVLGKNDSIESIIAMIRKMEIENSIHFAGYTLPFPYLAESSILVFPSYYDAFPDTVLEALHAGCPVIASNRGGIPDILKNPELMFHPEDVRGMADLLERCIRSKDEYHRIREICSNRADYFRFDWCDRWNSAMMDNLQRKEPR from the coding sequence ATGACCATTCTGGGTTTATTCCTGAATAAAGAGATCAGAACCGGGGCAAACAGGCGGTATCTGGAATTGATGGAAGGCCTCGCCGAAAAAGGAAACAACGTCATTGTCGTGATGAATTCCCTGTTGCATTACGATGCCGCGTCATTTACGAAGATTTCTATTCCTGTGTCTTATATCAGAAAAGGCTTCCCCCCTGCTTCTTTTCTTTTCAAGCTAAAAGCTAATAACATTTCGCTTTTAGTGAAGGAAGCCATACGAAATAAGTCCGGACAACGCATTGACTGGATCCTGATTCACGGCGACATGCATTTGAATCTTGCGGTCAAATTGAAAGATTTGCTTCATTCGCAGTTGTTTTTTGCATATCGCTGCAACGACATACTCCGATCGAAGTATTTACGGGAAAGCGGATGTCTGAATCCTGTTGAATACTCAAAAGCCCTCTTTTTTGAAACAATATATAAAGCGCGGGAAAAGAAAGTTGCGTTATACGCCGATATGGTGACGTTTCAAAGTACTTCCGACGAGCAAGACTGGATTTCCAGAAATAAAGAAACGACTACTAAAAGAATCGTCATTCCCGGTAATATCGGGTTGCCCCGCTGTTCTGAAGAATGGAAAAACGTTAATAAAAGCGAAACTTGCAAAGACCTTTTATATGTCGGCGTATTGAGCCTAAGCAAAGGTCTTTTCCAGGTATTCTCAATATTGAAAATGCTCAAGGAAAGAGGCCTGCACGACATTAAACTGACAGTGTTGGGAAAAAACGACTCTATCGAATCCATTATCGCCATGATAAGAAAAATGGAAATAGAGAATAGTATTCATTTTGCAGGATATACCCTCCCTTTTCCATATTTAGCCGAATCATCTATCCTGGTTTTTCCGTCATATTACGATGCTTTTCCGGATACAGTTCTGGAAGCCTTGCATGCGGGTTGTCCTGTTATTGCGTCTAACCGGGGAGGGATTCCCGATATACTTAAAAATCCGGAACTAATGTTTCATCCGGAAGATGTGAGAGGCATGGCCGACTTGCTGGAGCGGTGCATCAGAAGCAAGGATGAATACCACAGAATCAGGGAAATTTGTTCGAACAGAGCTGATTATTTCCGGTTCGACTGGTGCGATCGTTGGAACTCGGCAATGATGGACAATCTACAGAGAAAGGAACCGCGATGA